The following proteins are co-located in the Dyadobacter chenwenxiniae genome:
- a CDS encoding XdhC family protein: MKEITDIIKSYDLAVAAGKKTALATVVHVEGSSYRRPGARMLVTDDGQLTGAISGGCLEGDALRKALLAISQQKNKLVTYDTTDDNDTTLGVQLGCNGIVHILFEPIHPDDAANPVALMKLALEKRQNAVVITLFSLSSRTASQPGTCFLDLETDKITINNVSDHNLLEQLIPEAELVKERQESFFKEFILYGQKLTGFVEYLRPAPALIIAGAGNDTVPLSEMAHILGWDVTVVDGRNGHATKQRFPKANNVIVAKASEVLSRIETDAQTFFVLMTHNYNYDLALLKELINLKDCIYIGALGPKKKLERMYDDLRNEGIFVTDAQKSKIFGPVGLDVGAETSEEIALSVLAEIKAVLNGRTGISLREKPEPIHSRSDQKVDYHKSTREDFLCEIQTSQS, encoded by the coding sequence GTGAAAGAAATTACGGACATCATAAAGTCATATGACCTTGCAGTTGCGGCCGGAAAAAAAACGGCACTGGCAACAGTTGTGCATGTAGAAGGCTCATCCTACCGACGGCCCGGAGCGCGTATGCTCGTCACCGACGATGGACAGCTCACGGGCGCTATTAGTGGCGGTTGCCTCGAAGGAGATGCGCTCAGAAAAGCATTGCTGGCAATTTCTCAACAAAAAAACAAACTTGTTACCTACGATACAACGGACGACAACGACACAACACTTGGCGTTCAGCTCGGCTGTAACGGCATAGTCCATATTCTGTTTGAACCTATTCATCCGGATGATGCCGCAAACCCTGTTGCGCTTATGAAACTGGCACTCGAAAAGCGTCAGAATGCAGTGGTGATCACCCTTTTTTCACTCAGTTCGAGAACTGCCAGCCAGCCTGGCACTTGCTTCCTGGATCTGGAAACGGACAAGATCACCATTAATAATGTGTCGGATCATAATCTTTTAGAACAACTGATTCCCGAGGCTGAGCTGGTAAAAGAACGACAGGAATCGTTTTTCAAAGAATTTATTTTGTATGGTCAAAAACTCACCGGATTTGTGGAATATCTGCGTCCGGCTCCGGCGCTGATCATTGCGGGCGCTGGCAATGACACCGTTCCGTTATCTGAAATGGCGCACATTTTAGGTTGGGACGTTACGGTTGTCGACGGCCGGAATGGTCATGCAACGAAGCAACGCTTTCCAAAAGCGAACAATGTGATTGTCGCAAAGGCATCCGAAGTGCTGTCCAGAATTGAAACTGACGCACAAACATTCTTTGTGCTCATGACGCATAATTATAACTACGATCTGGCGCTGCTAAAAGAGTTGATCAATCTGAAAGATTGCATTTATATAGGTGCACTGGGCCCAAAAAAGAAACTCGAAAGAATGTATGACGATCTCAGAAATGAAGGAATTTTCGTAACTGACGCGCAAAAATCCAAAATTTTCGGACCGGTTGGATTGGACGTTGGCGCTGAAACATCAGAAGAAATCGCATTGTCGGTGCTTGCGGAAATCAAAGCCGTTCTAAATGGCAGAACCGGAATTTCATTGCGTGAAAAGCCCGAGCCTATTCACAGCAGATCAGATCAAAAAGTGGATTATCACAAATCCACAAGGGAAGATTTTCTTTGTGAAATTCAAACTTCACAATCCTAA
- a CDS encoding peroxiredoxin has translation MSLRLGDIAPDFEANTTQGQIKFHEWLGDSWGLLFSHPADFTPVCTTELGKTALLQGEFEKRNVKVLAVSVDDIDSHNRWIPDINEVNNTEVNFPIIADEGRKVAELYDMIHPNASEKSTVRSVFIVGPDKKIKLTLTYPASTGRNFNEILRVVDSLQLTANYSVATPADWKDGEDVIVVPAVSTEDAQKKFTKGLNIVKPYLRYTPQPNK, from the coding sequence ATGTCACTTCGACTAGGAGACATCGCCCCTGATTTCGAGGCAAATACCACACAAGGCCAGATTAAGTTTCACGAATGGCTGGGAGACAGCTGGGGATTGTTATTTTCTCACCCTGCCGACTTTACACCTGTTTGTACAACTGAACTTGGAAAAACGGCTCTTTTGCAAGGCGAGTTTGAGAAGCGCAATGTGAAAGTGCTTGCAGTGAGTGTTGACGACATTGATTCTCACAATCGCTGGATTCCGGATATTAATGAAGTGAATAACACCGAAGTTAATTTCCCGATCATCGCCGATGAAGGCCGCAAGGTTGCTGAACTTTATGATATGATCCATCCTAATGCAAGCGAGAAGTCAACAGTTAGGTCTGTATTCATCGTTGGTCCTGATAAGAAAATTAAGCTTACACTGACTTACCCAGCTTCCACTGGCCGTAATTTTAACGAAATCCTGCGTGTGGTTGATTCGCTTCAACTCACTGCAAATTATTCCGTTGCAACGCCAGCCGACTGGAAAGATGGCGAGGATGTGATCGTTGTGCCGGCAGTAAGCACAGAGGACGCACAAAAGAAATTTACAAAAGGCCTTAATATTGTGAAGCCTTATCTGCGTTACACGCCACAGCCAAATAAATAG
- a CDS encoding DUF6962 family protein, whose translation MNEVAIDFSKVHQIQVFGITILEPSTVITSLMMTIICIYAFFQLNKLGRAHRMYLQIQYFFLFMGIATAIGGVLGHGFLYLTGQPGKIPGWFASMIAVALFERAAIWHIKPLLHARNGLILGWLNYVELVIFFVLTFVTLNFVVVEIHAFYGLFLMLFLIEIYVYKKRKDPGSVNIFIATGLGAVSAGLHALKFSFGPWFNYNDISHISMGASIWFYYQGARHMIYYGEEMIKPEEVLENES comes from the coding sequence ATGAATGAAGTTGCCATTGATTTCAGCAAGGTTCACCAGATCCAGGTTTTTGGAATAACCATTTTGGAACCTTCGACTGTCATCACCAGTCTGATGATGACCATAATATGCATCTACGCATTTTTCCAGTTAAACAAATTAGGCCGTGCGCATAGAATGTATTTGCAGATCCAGTATTTTTTCCTGTTTATGGGAATTGCCACCGCAATCGGCGGCGTTCTCGGCCACGGATTTCTTTACCTGACCGGACAACCCGGAAAAATCCCCGGCTGGTTTGCCAGTATGATCGCCGTAGCATTGTTCGAACGGGCCGCCATATGGCATATCAAACCACTTTTGCACGCACGTAACGGGTTGATATTGGGCTGGCTAAATTATGTCGAGCTCGTTATTTTCTTCGTCCTCACCTTCGTTACGCTGAATTTTGTGGTTGTAGAAATCCACGCATTTTACGGGCTTTTCCTCATGCTCTTTTTAATAGAAATTTATGTTTACAAAAAGCGAAAGGATCCCGGAAGCGTCAATATATTCATTGCAACGGGACTAGGAGCCGTATCGGCTGGTTTGCATGCGTTGAAATTCAGTTTCGGGCCATGGTTTAACTACAATGACATTAGCCACATCAGCATGGGCGCTTCGATCTGGTTTTATTATCAGGGAGCCCGGCATATGATTTACTACGGTGAGGAAATGATCAAGCCGGAAGAAGTGCTCGAAAACGAAAGCTAA
- a CDS encoding MCP four helix bundle domain-containing protein, which yields MKWSFVIQQKLKAALLLGGIMALIILATLLSRHNMEGIDKSFSSIYQDRLIPATTIIYLTENLYGKRLSLEEYLLTNGAGNESEIKSQLSAHNQRIDSLIAAFEKTYLVDEEAKSLTTFKTEVVKYTALEKSVLNLCNAGEQEEGKKLFAGAGANTFRNTITNLNELTNIQSSIGKDLMKESKSDIASFGIISFLQIGLAVVIGLMLLVLIQNSAIINKPKITGEKNRHFNLN from the coding sequence ATGAAATGGTCTTTCGTAATTCAACAGAAATTAAAAGCAGCATTGTTGCTGGGAGGCATTATGGCGCTGATCATACTGGCTACACTGCTGTCCAGGCACAATATGGAGGGAATCGACAAGTCATTTTCGTCTATTTACCAAGACAGGCTTATACCAGCTACGACGATCATTTATTTAACCGAAAATCTTTACGGGAAGCGCCTTTCGCTGGAAGAATATTTACTGACGAATGGCGCAGGAAATGAAAGTGAGATAAAATCACAATTAAGCGCACATAACCAGCGTATTGACTCGCTGATCGCCGCATTCGAAAAAACGTATCTTGTGGATGAAGAGGCAAAAAGCCTCACGACCTTCAAGACCGAAGTAGTGAAATACACCGCGTTGGAAAAATCGGTGTTAAACCTATGTAATGCAGGTGAGCAGGAGGAGGGCAAAAAGCTTTTTGCCGGGGCGGGAGCAAACACTTTCAGGAACACGATTACCAATTTGAATGAGCTGACAAACATTCAGTCGAGCATTGGAAAGGATTTGATGAAGGAATCTAAAAGTGACATTGCCAGCTTTGGGATTATTTCTTTCCTGCAAATTGGGCTGGCGGTGGTTATCGGCCTCATGTTGCTGGTTCTGATACAAAACTCAGCGATTATTAATAAACCGAAAATCACAGGTGAGAAAAACCGGCATTTTAACCTTAATTAG
- the htpG gene encoding molecular chaperone HtpG, producing the protein MESVIQEKGNLSIHTENIFPIIKKFLYSDHEIFLRELVSNAVDASQKIKKLASYGEFNGELGDLKVVVKLDKEAKTITISDNGIGMTADEIKKYINQIAFSGATEFVEKYKDKGEDGKGDKGIIGHFGLGFYSAYMVAENVEIITKSYKEGAEAVRWECDGSTEFELGPAEKAERGSDIILHIAADSEEFLDEHRLRGILEKYGKFLPIEIEFEEKVINNPNPIWTKNPADLKDEDYLAFYKELYPFSEDPLFWIHLNVDYPFNLTGVLYFPKLKNDFQGQREKIQLYSRQVFITDEVKDIVPDFLQLLHGVIDSPDIPLNVSRSYLQADGNVKKINGYITRKVADKLSEIFKNDREGFEKKFDDIGLFVKYGIISDDKFYEKAKDFCLLKNTEGKFFTFEEYREHVKGNQTDKNDTQVWLYTTDEKKQDAFIQSAKKRSYDVLTFTTIIDSHFINALEQKLEKVNVKRVDADTLDKLVEKDVTLESILSSDDQDKVKKIFEEVAGSKSAHVQVEAMPVDELPVVITFPEFMRRMTDMQATSGQRSMFGDMPLMYTVSLNSNHPVISRVLQTENEEEQKSLAKQVFDLALLSQGLLSGSDLTQFIQRTVSTL; encoded by the coding sequence ATGGAATCAGTGATTCAGGAAAAAGGAAACCTAAGCATTCATACCGAGAACATATTTCCGATCATCAAAAAATTCCTTTATTCGGACCACGAAATATTTTTACGAGAATTAGTATCCAATGCAGTTGACGCCTCTCAGAAAATCAAAAAACTGGCTTCTTACGGCGAATTCAACGGAGAGCTGGGCGACCTTAAAGTGGTTGTAAAGCTTGATAAGGAGGCCAAAACCATTACGATCAGCGACAATGGGATTGGTATGACTGCTGACGAGATCAAAAAATATATCAACCAGATTGCATTCTCCGGTGCCACTGAATTTGTAGAAAAATACAAAGACAAAGGTGAGGACGGAAAAGGCGACAAAGGCATAATCGGTCACTTTGGACTTGGTTTTTACTCTGCCTATATGGTTGCGGAAAATGTAGAGATCATTACAAAATCTTACAAGGAAGGCGCGGAAGCTGTTCGCTGGGAATGCGATGGCTCTACGGAATTTGAATTGGGTCCGGCGGAGAAAGCAGAGCGCGGTTCGGATATTATCCTGCACATTGCTGCTGATTCTGAGGAGTTTCTGGACGAACACCGTTTGCGTGGCATCCTTGAAAAATATGGTAAGTTTCTTCCGATTGAAATTGAGTTCGAAGAAAAGGTAATCAACAACCCGAATCCGATCTGGACAAAAAATCCTGCTGACCTGAAAGACGAGGATTATCTGGCATTTTATAAAGAGCTTTATCCGTTCAGTGAAGATCCGCTTTTCTGGATCCATTTGAATGTGGATTATCCGTTCAACCTGACAGGGGTTTTGTATTTCCCTAAATTGAAAAATGATTTTCAGGGACAGCGCGAAAAAATCCAGCTTTACAGCCGTCAGGTGTTCATTACGGATGAAGTAAAAGACATTGTTCCCGATTTCCTTCAATTACTCCACGGTGTAATCGACTCGCCGGATATTCCGTTGAACGTGTCGAGAAGTTACCTGCAAGCGGATGGTAATGTGAAGAAAATCAATGGCTATATCACCCGTAAAGTGGCGGATAAGCTTTCTGAGATCTTTAAGAACGACCGCGAGGGTTTTGAGAAGAAGTTTGATGATATCGGCCTTTTTGTAAAATATGGCATCATCAGCGACGATAAATTCTATGAAAAAGCGAAGGATTTCTGCCTGTTGAAAAATACGGAAGGCAAGTTCTTCACATTTGAGGAATATCGCGAGCATGTGAAAGGCAACCAGACAGACAAAAACGACACCCAGGTTTGGCTTTATACAACGGATGAGAAAAAGCAGGATGCATTTATCCAGTCGGCCAAGAAACGCAGCTATGACGTCCTGACTTTCACCACGATCATTGATTCACATTTTATCAATGCGCTTGAACAGAAACTTGAAAAAGTGAATGTGAAACGTGTGGATGCGGATACGCTTGACAAACTGGTTGAAAAGGATGTAACATTAGAAAGTATTCTTTCCAGCGATGACCAGGATAAAGTGAAGAAGATTTTTGAGGAAGTGGCCGGAAGCAAGAGCGCTCACGTTCAGGTAGAAGCGATGCCGGTGGACGAATTGCCTGTTGTGATCACATTTCCTGAGTTTATGCGTCGTATGACGGACATGCAGGCGACTTCGGGACAGCGTTCGATGTTTGGTGACATGCCATTAATGTATACCGTTTCGCTTAATTCCAATCACCCGGTAATTAGCCGCGTGTTGCAAACTGAAAACGAAGAGGAGCAGAAATCGCTTGCCAAGCAGGTTTTTGATCTTGCATTGCTTTCGCAAGGTTTGCTTTCAGGAAGCGATTTGACGCAATTTATTCAGCGCACCGTCTCGACTTTGTAA
- a CDS encoding nucleotidyltransferase family protein encodes MHQASGYATIILAAGNSSRLGEPKQLLKYQGKTLIRHVTKAAIEAKSATVIVVTGSNSTLIEEELASLSYHAVQNVNWESGMASSIVAGVQELMTMHPNIAGVILAVSDQPFVTSDLFNVLIDKALETKFGIVASEYDNTFGTPVLFSNRYFPALLTLSGAEGAKKLVKKFTDDATSIPFPLGSVDIDTQADYQKLLRNS; translated from the coding sequence ATGCATCAGGCGTCCGGATATGCGACCATTATTCTTGCCGCCGGCAATTCCTCACGACTCGGCGAACCGAAGCAACTGCTGAAATATCAAGGCAAGACGCTCATCAGGCACGTTACCAAAGCTGCAATCGAAGCGAAAAGTGCAACTGTGATTGTAGTAACCGGTTCCAATTCAACATTAATCGAAGAGGAATTAGCTTCACTCTCTTACCACGCCGTTCAGAATGTAAATTGGGAAAGTGGAATGGCTTCATCAATAGTGGCTGGGGTCCAAGAACTCATGACGATGCATCCGAACATTGCAGGAGTTATTCTCGCAGTGAGCGACCAGCCGTTTGTTACATCTGATTTATTTAATGTATTAATTGACAAAGCATTAGAAACTAAATTTGGCATTGTTGCGTCGGAATACGACAATACATTTGGAACGCCTGTTCTGTTTTCTAATCGATATTTTCCTGCACTGCTAACCCTTAGCGGAGCAGAAGGAGCTAAAAAGCTTGTTAAAAAGTTCACCGACGACGCGACCTCTATCCCATTTCCACTCGGCAGCGTAGATATTGACACGCAGGCAGATTATCAGAAATTGCTCCGTAACAGCTAG
- the rho gene encoding transcription termination factor Rho yields the protein MPTIDELNIKLLSELKEIAGNLGVADYAKLPKKELINRILLKQEPVPATEASTASEPVNNTPEAAPVDPTASDSDGYNSDEPKKKRARRPAENAAGDTMKPANNRPANANNRSARMKKDSASQVPSPAPLFDTSLRNQRPDINDRPKNLDIREEADSDSDTLNDLGKEEIVSQPEEVTPVNEEVAQEKHETTIEEAAAIAKEEKQNRQPNQQNQPNEGNDRQSQQPQQPNEANDRQSQQPQQPAHRDDPSSKIKRNYNNYVREFDGLIVNEGVLEIMQDGGYGFLRSADYNYLASPDDIYVSPSQIKLFGLKTGDTVRGQIRPPKEGEKYFALLRVETVNGKTTEEIRDRIPFEYLTPLFPEECLKLSSRPDQYSTRILDLFAPIGKGQRGMIVAQPKTGKTVLLKEIANAITRNHPEVFLLILLIDERPEEVTDMQRSVRAEVIASTFDEQADRHVKVASIVLEKAKRMVECGHDVVILLDSITRLARAYNTVVPSSGKILSGGVDANALHKPKRFFGAARNVENGGSLTIIATALIDTGSKMDEVIFEEFKGTGNMELQLDRKLSNKRVFPAIDVMASGTRREDLLLDKETLKKVWILRKHMSDMNAMESMDFLLEHMKGTRSNEEFLISMNR from the coding sequence ATGCCTACAATTGATGAATTGAACATTAAGCTTTTATCAGAGCTTAAAGAAATAGCTGGCAACCTTGGTGTTGCGGATTATGCTAAACTCCCTAAGAAAGAATTGATTAACAGAATCCTGCTTAAACAGGAACCTGTACCGGCTACCGAAGCATCCACAGCTTCCGAGCCCGTTAACAATACACCGGAGGCAGCCCCGGTTGATCCGACGGCCTCAGATTCGGATGGTTATAACTCCGACGAGCCAAAGAAAAAAAGAGCACGAAGGCCAGCCGAGAACGCTGCCGGGGATACGATGAAACCTGCGAACAACAGGCCGGCAAATGCAAATAACAGGTCGGCAAGAATGAAAAAAGACAGTGCATCGCAAGTTCCTTCACCTGCTCCCCTATTTGATACTTCCCTGAGAAATCAGCGTCCCGATATAAATGACCGACCAAAGAATTTGGATATCCGTGAAGAAGCGGATTCTGACAGCGATACGCTGAATGATTTGGGCAAAGAAGAAATTGTGAGTCAACCCGAGGAAGTTACGCCTGTAAATGAGGAAGTTGCTCAGGAAAAACATGAAACAACCATTGAAGAAGCTGCTGCGATTGCGAAAGAAGAAAAGCAAAACCGCCAGCCGAACCAACAAAATCAGCCTAACGAAGGAAACGACCGTCAATCGCAGCAACCTCAACAGCCTAACGAAGCAAACGACCGCCAATCGCAGCAACCTCAACAGCCTGCCCACCGCGACGATCCGTCTTCGAAAATTAAGCGCAATTACAACAACTACGTTAGAGAGTTTGACGGACTGATCGTTAACGAAGGTGTCCTTGAAATTATGCAGGACGGCGGCTACGGTTTCCTTCGCTCGGCAGATTACAATTACCTGGCTAGTCCTGATGATATATACGTTTCGCCTTCTCAGATCAAGCTTTTTGGTTTGAAAACCGGTGATACCGTGCGGGGACAGATTCGCCCGCCGAAAGAAGGTGAAAAATATTTTGCGTTGCTTCGTGTTGAAACAGTTAACGGTAAGACAACAGAGGAGATCAGGGATCGTATTCCTTTCGAATATCTTACGCCGCTTTTCCCGGAAGAATGTTTAAAACTAAGCTCACGTCCTGATCAATATTCTACAAGGATCCTCGATCTGTTTGCTCCGATCGGAAAAGGGCAGCGCGGAATGATCGTTGCGCAGCCCAAAACAGGTAAAACTGTTTTGTTAAAAGAAATTGCAAACGCCATCACGCGCAACCATCCGGAAGTTTTCCTTTTGATCCTGCTGATCGACGAACGTCCGGAAGAGGTTACGGATATGCAGCGCAGCGTGAGAGCTGAGGTGATTGCTTCTACATTTGATGAGCAGGCAGACCGTCACGTGAAAGTTGCGAGCATTGTTTTGGAAAAAGCCAAAAGAATGGTTGAATGTGGTCATGACGTGGTTATCCTGCTGGATTCTATCACGCGTCTTGCCCGTGCATATAACACAGTGGTTCCTTCATCCGGTAAAATCCTTTCAGGTGGTGTGGATGCCAATGCATTGCATAAGCCAAAGAGATTCTTTGGAGCGGCGAGAAATGTTGAAAATGGCGGATCACTGACGATTATTGCCACGGCGCTGATTGATACAGGTTCTAAAATGGACGAAGTAATCTTTGAAGAGTTCAAAGGAACGGGTAACATGGAATTGCAGCTGGATCGCAAGCTTTCCAACAAACGTGTATTCCCCGCTATCGATGTGATGGCATCGGGTACGCGTCGTGAAGATTTGCTTTTGGATAAAGAAACATTGAAAAAAGTGTGGATCCTTAGAAAACACATGTCCGACATGAATGCTATGGAATCTATGGACTTCTTGCTTGAACATATGAAAGGCACCAGAAGCAACGAGGAATTCCTGATCTCCATGAACCGCTAA
- a CDS encoding cysteine desulfurase family protein, with the protein MSLNLPVYLDNNATTPMDPKVLEEMLPYFSEKFGNAASRTHAYGWEAEEAVDIARENIAGLIGSHPQEIVFTSGATEAVNLAIKGAWQNDPEKKGHIITIITEHKAVLDTCKHIENVGGSVTYLPVQSNGLVDLKVLEKAITPDTFLIAVMYANNETGVIQPIKEISDIAKARGILFFTDATQAVGKIPVNVQTDGIDMLAFSAHKLYGPKGVGALYVRKKNPTVTLTAQIDGGGHERNMRSGTLNVPGIVAFGKACEICAEKITSENERLGVLRDSFEKQILELDNIDINAGHAPRLPHATNISFHDIDGEKMIFEAGSDIAFSRSSACTSATLEPSYVLKAMGLSNELIHNTFRFSFGRFSTEQQVDHAVKVISKIVKEHRSERNYGHHKVI; encoded by the coding sequence ATGAGTTTAAATTTGCCCGTTTATCTGGATAATAATGCAACCACTCCAATGGACCCAAAGGTTTTGGAAGAGATGTTGCCCTACTTTTCGGAAAAATTCGGTAATGCAGCCAGCCGCACGCACGCTTATGGCTGGGAAGCAGAAGAAGCAGTTGACATTGCCCGCGAAAATATTGCCGGCCTGATCGGATCTCATCCACAGGAAATCGTTTTTACATCCGGCGCCACGGAGGCAGTAAACCTTGCTATTAAAGGTGCCTGGCAAAATGATCCTGAAAAGAAAGGGCACATTATCACCATTATAACTGAACACAAGGCTGTTCTGGACACTTGCAAGCATATTGAAAACGTAGGCGGTTCGGTCACCTATCTGCCTGTTCAGTCAAATGGGTTGGTTGATCTTAAAGTGCTGGAGAAAGCCATAACGCCAGACACATTCCTGATTGCTGTGATGTATGCCAACAATGAAACGGGCGTGATCCAGCCGATTAAAGAAATAAGCGACATTGCAAAAGCCCGTGGCATTCTGTTTTTTACAGACGCAACACAGGCTGTTGGTAAAATTCCGGTCAATGTGCAGACAGATGGCATTGATATGCTGGCTTTCAGCGCCCACAAACTGTATGGTCCAAAAGGCGTTGGCGCACTTTATGTAAGAAAGAAAAACCCGACGGTTACGCTGACCGCACAAATCGATGGCGGAGGCCACGAACGCAACATGCGCAGCGGCACACTCAATGTCCCCGGCATCGTGGCTTTTGGTAAGGCGTGCGAAATCTGCGCAGAAAAGATCACTTCTGAGAACGAGCGCCTGGGCGTACTTCGCGACAGTTTTGAAAAGCAGATTTTGGAATTGGACAACATTGACATTAATGCCGGTCATGCGCCGCGCTTGCCACATGCGACGAACATTTCATTTCACGATATAGACGGCGAAAAAATGATTTTCGAAGCAGGCAGCGACATTGCATTTTCGAGAAGCTCGGCCTGCACCTCCGCCACACTTGAACCCAGTTATGTGTTAAAAGCGATGGGCCTTTCCAATGAACTGATTCACAACACATTCAGGTTCAGCTTTGGCAGGTTCTCTACGGAACAACAAGTAGATCACGCTGTAAAGGTCATTTCTAAAATTGTAAAGGAGCATAGAAGTGAAAGAAATTACGGACATCATAAAGTCATATGA